Within Candidatus Alcyoniella australis, the genomic segment CTTCGGCAAGGAGACGTTCATGGCCTACAACACGGCCAAGCCTCTCCGCGGCCCGGCTGCTCGCATCGAGTTCGGCAACAACTACGCCACCGTGGGCTACGACCGCGAGGCGCTGGAGTCCGGCATCGACGACGAGGAGTACGACGAGGCCAACCCGGTTTTGCAGCTTCAGACCAGGCGGCAGAACAATCTGCTCAAGACCATGTCCCTGCAGCTCGAGCGCGCGGTGGGCGCGATGTGCCAGAACGCGGCCAACTACCCCGTCGGCAACAAGGTCGCCCTGACCGGCAACGATCAGTGGAACTCCGGCCACGTGGACGGCGACCCCTTCGTTGACATCGAGGCGGGGCGCGAGGCTGTTCGCGGCGCGGTCGGCGTTGACCCCAATCTTCTGGCCTTGGGCCCCAAAATCCACAGCGTGCTCAAGATGCACCCGGCCGTGCTGGCCGCGCTGTATCCCAACGCTCCGACGCAGAAGGGCGCGGCCACTCTGGCCCAGCTCGCCGAGCTGTTCGAGGTCGAGAAGGTGGTCGTGGGCAAGTCGATCACGGCTTCGGCCGACGGCGTGTTCAGCGACATCTGGGGCCTCATCGCTATGCTGGCCTACGTGCCGCCCGAGTCCGAGCAGGATCAGGAGACTCCGGCCTTTGGCTACACCTTCCGCAAGCAGGGGCATCCGATCACGGACAAGTACCGCGACGAGCACTCCACCACCGAGGTGCTGCGCGTTCAGGACTATCGCCGGCCGATGATCCTCGGGCCCAACGCGGCCTACCTGATCGCCGACGCGATCGCTCCCGCGAGCTGACGATGCACCTGACCCTCTGGCCCTTCAAGCACAACGGCCGGACCTTCAGGCCCGGCGACACGGTTGAGGACCTGCCCGAGGCCGTGGCCGCACGCCTGCTCGAGCTGGGAGCCATCGAACGCCAACAGCCCGCCAAGGCCGCCGAGCCAGACGTGGCCGACATTGCCCGAGCGATCCGAGACGCGATCGAAACCGGGCAGACGACTAAGGACGGCAAGCCTACGGTCGAGGCGCTCGAGGAGCGCCTGGGCGTCGCGGTCTCCGCAAAGCAGCGCGACGAGTGGTTCCAGGGCTACCAAGAGATTTCCGAGAAGTAGCCGATGTCCTACGCCTCCTACGCCGACCTGGTCAATCAGCTTCCCGAGGAGAAGCTGATCGAGTACGCCGACGATAACGGCGACGGGGTGGCGGACGAGGGCCGCATTGAGGCGGCGCTGAACAAGGCGGACGAGGAGATCGATTTCTATTTGCAGAAGCGCTATCCCGTGCCGCTGGAACCTTGCCCCAAGGGCGTCCGCAACCTTGCCGTAAACATCGCCATCTACCACCTGGCCAGCCGCCGGGGCTTCCGCGACAACACT encodes:
- a CDS encoding DUF1320 domain-containing protein, whose product is MSYASYADLVNQLPEEKLIEYADDNGDGVADEGRIEAALNKADEEIDFYLQKRYPVPLEPCPKGVRNLAVNIAIYHLASRRGFRDNTSDAVIVRRYEGSLKVLEKIGEGKLDLPMGDEPTQPEVGVSVRTRERTFSDELLGKF